A window of Lepidochelys kempii isolate rLepKem1 chromosome 1, rLepKem1.hap2, whole genome shotgun sequence contains these coding sequences:
- the ZNF800 gene encoding zinc finger protein 800 isoform X2: MPLRDKCCQTDHHHHGCCEPVYLLEPGDPPLLQQPLQMSKSGIQQIIECFRSGTKQLKHILLKDVDTIFECKICRSLFRGLPNLITHKKFYCPPSLQMDDNLPDVNDKQSQAVNNLLEAIYPRVDKQEYVIKLEPIETNQNAVFQYVSRTDHPEENIEISSSPDQDPLQIQEPTTEQPKTVSTPDTETLESPPADAVINVMPAPDEQPPALNPELDSSDNSDFGHQLICCLCRKEFHSRRSVRRHIRKVHKKKMEELKKYIETKKKPNQRSTKGRNKNVLVTLGRSCPVCYKSFATKANVRRHFDEVHRGLRRDSITPDIATKPGQPLFLDTVSAKKSFKTRKQKSSSKAEYNLTACKCLLCKRKYSSQIMLKRHMQIVHKITLSGKNSKREKGPNNTANGTEIKVKVEPADSVESSTPSITLSPQNELKGTSHSNEKKNTPAAQKNKVKRDLETPKSTNPSAAGGQQKTRKPKLSAGFDFKQLYCKLCKRQFTSKQNLTKHIELHTDGNNIYVKFYRCPLCTYETRRKRDVIRHITVVHKKSSRYLGKITASLEIRAIKKPIDFVLNKVAKRGPQRDEARQIGSKQDVTCNSPSKKFEGADVGIEVKVTKNFSLHRCNKCGKAFAKKTFLEHHKKTHKANASHSPEENKTKGRSTRSKALV, translated from the exons TGTATTTGTTAGAACCTGGTGATCCTCCTTTGTTACAGCAACCTCTGCAGATGTCAAAATCTGGTATTCAACAAATTATTGAGTGTTTTCGATCAG GAACTAAACAACTTAAACATATCTTGTTAAAAGACGTGGACACCATTTTTGAATGTAAAATATGCCGCAGTCTCTTCAGAGGATTACCAAACTTAATTACTCATAAAAAGTTCTATTGTCCTCCAAGTCTCCAGATGGATGACA ACCTCCCAGATGTCAATGATAAACAAAGCCAAGCTGTAAATAATCTCCTGGAAGCCATTTATCCTAGAGTGGACAAACAAGAATATGTAATTAAGCTAGAACCTATAGAAACAAATCAGAATGCTGTGTTTCAGTATGTTTCAAGGACTGACCATCCAGAAGAGAATATTGAGATTAGCAGTAGTCCTGATCAAGATCCATTACAAATACAGGAACCTACCACTGAGCAGCCCAAAACTGTTTCAACTCCCGATACAGAAACTTTAGAGTCGCCACCTGCTGATGCTGTAATAAATGTAATGCCTGCTCCTGACGAACAACCTCCAGCATTAAATCCTGAATTGGACTCTTCTGATAATTCTGATTTTGGCCACCAGTTGATTTGTTGTCTGTGTAGAAAAGAATTTCATTCCAGACGAAGTGTACGTCGGCACATTAGAAAAGTACACAAAAAAAAGATGGAAGAACTAAAGAAGTACATAGAAACGAAAAAGAAACCAAATCAGCGCTCCACAAAAGGACGAAATAAGAATGTGCTTGTAACATTAGGTAGAAGTTGTCCTGTATGTTATAAATCATTTGCTACAAAAGCCAATGTAAGGAGGCATTTTGATGAAGTTCATAGGGGGTTAAGGAGGGATTCCATTACTCCTGATATAGCTACAAAGCCTGGGCAACCTTTGTTCTTGGATACAGTTTCTGCTAAAAAATCTTTTAAGACCCGAAAACAAAAGTCTTCGTCAAAGGCTGAATACAATTTAACTGCATGCAAATGCCTTCTGTGCAAGAGAAAATATAGTTCACAAATAATGCTTAAAAGGCACATGCAAATTGTTCACAAGATAACGCTTTCTGGAAAGAACTCTAAAAGAGAGAAAGGACCCAATAATACTGCCAACGGCACGGAAATAAAAGTAAAAGTTGAACCAGCAGATTCTGTAGAATCTTCAACCCCTTCCATAACCCTTTCTCCACAGAATGAATTAAAGGGAACAAGTCATTCAAATGAGAAAAAGAACACACCGGCAGCacagaaaaataaagttaaacGAGACCTTGAAACCCCTAAATCAACCAATCCATCTGCTGCAGGTGGCCAGCAAAAAACAAGGAAGCCAAAACTTTCAGCTGGCTTTGACTTCAAGCAGCTTTACTGTAAACTGTGTAAACGTCAATTTACTTCTAAACAGAACTTGACAAAACACATTGAGTTGCACACAGATGGAAATAACATTTATGTTAAATTCTACAGGTGTCCTCTCTGCACTTACGAAACACGTCGCAAACGTGATGTGATAAGGCATATAACTGTAGTTCATAAAAAGTCATCACGTTACCTTGGTAAAATAACTGCAAGTTTAGAAATCAGAGCAATAAAAAAGCCTATTGATTTTGTTCTAAATAAGGTGGCAAAAAGAGGCCCTCAGAGGGATGAAGCAAGACAGATTGGTTCAAAACAGGATGTCACCTGTAACTCACCGAGTAAAAAGTTTGAAGGAGCTGATGTTGGCATAGAAGTAAAAGTCACAAAAAACTTTTCTCTTCACAGATGCAATAAATGTGGAAAGGCATTTGCCAAAAAGACCTTTCTAGAACATCATAAGAAAACTCACAAGGCAAATGCATCTCATTCaccagaagaaaacaaaaccaaaggcaGAAGTACAAGATCAAAAGCTCTTGTCTG A
- the ZNF800 gene encoding zinc finger protein 800 isoform X1, which yields MPLRDKCCQTDHHHHGCCEPVYLLEPGDPPLLQQPLQMSKSGIQQIIECFRSGTKQLKHILLKDVDTIFECKICRSLFRGLPNLITHKKFYCPPSLQMDDNLPDVNDKQSQAVNNLLEAIYPRVDKQEYVIKLEPIETNQNAVFQYVSRTDHPEENIEISSSPDQDPLQIQEPTTEQPKTVSTPDTETLESPPADAVINVMPAPDEQPPALNPELDSSDNSDFGHQLICCLCRKEFHSRRSVRRHIRKVHKKKMEELKKYIETKKKPNQRSTKGRNKNVLVTLGRSCPVCYKSFATKANVRRHFDEVHRGLRRDSITPDIATKPGQPLFLDTVSAKKSFKTRKQKSSSKAEYNLTACKCLLCKRKYSSQIMLKRHMQIVHKITLSGKNSKREKGPNNTANGTEIKVKVEPADSVESSTPSITLSPQNELKGTSHSNEKKNTPAAQKNKVKRDLETPKSTNPSAAGGQQKTRKPKLSAGFDFKQLYCKLCKRQFTSKQNLTKHIELHTDGNNIYVKFYRCPLCTYETRRKRDVIRHITVVHKKSSRYLGKITASLEIRAIKKPIDFVLNKVAKRGPQRDEARQIGSKQDVTCNSPSKKFEGADVGIEVKVTKNFSLHRCNKCGKAFAKKTFLEHHKKTHKANASHSPEENKTKGRSTRSKALVW from the exons TGTATTTGTTAGAACCTGGTGATCCTCCTTTGTTACAGCAACCTCTGCAGATGTCAAAATCTGGTATTCAACAAATTATTGAGTGTTTTCGATCAG GAACTAAACAACTTAAACATATCTTGTTAAAAGACGTGGACACCATTTTTGAATGTAAAATATGCCGCAGTCTCTTCAGAGGATTACCAAACTTAATTACTCATAAAAAGTTCTATTGTCCTCCAAGTCTCCAGATGGATGACA ACCTCCCAGATGTCAATGATAAACAAAGCCAAGCTGTAAATAATCTCCTGGAAGCCATTTATCCTAGAGTGGACAAACAAGAATATGTAATTAAGCTAGAACCTATAGAAACAAATCAGAATGCTGTGTTTCAGTATGTTTCAAGGACTGACCATCCAGAAGAGAATATTGAGATTAGCAGTAGTCCTGATCAAGATCCATTACAAATACAGGAACCTACCACTGAGCAGCCCAAAACTGTTTCAACTCCCGATACAGAAACTTTAGAGTCGCCACCTGCTGATGCTGTAATAAATGTAATGCCTGCTCCTGACGAACAACCTCCAGCATTAAATCCTGAATTGGACTCTTCTGATAATTCTGATTTTGGCCACCAGTTGATTTGTTGTCTGTGTAGAAAAGAATTTCATTCCAGACGAAGTGTACGTCGGCACATTAGAAAAGTACACAAAAAAAAGATGGAAGAACTAAAGAAGTACATAGAAACGAAAAAGAAACCAAATCAGCGCTCCACAAAAGGACGAAATAAGAATGTGCTTGTAACATTAGGTAGAAGTTGTCCTGTATGTTATAAATCATTTGCTACAAAAGCCAATGTAAGGAGGCATTTTGATGAAGTTCATAGGGGGTTAAGGAGGGATTCCATTACTCCTGATATAGCTACAAAGCCTGGGCAACCTTTGTTCTTGGATACAGTTTCTGCTAAAAAATCTTTTAAGACCCGAAAACAAAAGTCTTCGTCAAAGGCTGAATACAATTTAACTGCATGCAAATGCCTTCTGTGCAAGAGAAAATATAGTTCACAAATAATGCTTAAAAGGCACATGCAAATTGTTCACAAGATAACGCTTTCTGGAAAGAACTCTAAAAGAGAGAAAGGACCCAATAATACTGCCAACGGCACGGAAATAAAAGTAAAAGTTGAACCAGCAGATTCTGTAGAATCTTCAACCCCTTCCATAACCCTTTCTCCACAGAATGAATTAAAGGGAACAAGTCATTCAAATGAGAAAAAGAACACACCGGCAGCacagaaaaataaagttaaacGAGACCTTGAAACCCCTAAATCAACCAATCCATCTGCTGCAGGTGGCCAGCAAAAAACAAGGAAGCCAAAACTTTCAGCTGGCTTTGACTTCAAGCAGCTTTACTGTAAACTGTGTAAACGTCAATTTACTTCTAAACAGAACTTGACAAAACACATTGAGTTGCACACAGATGGAAATAACATTTATGTTAAATTCTACAGGTGTCCTCTCTGCACTTACGAAACACGTCGCAAACGTGATGTGATAAGGCATATAACTGTAGTTCATAAAAAGTCATCACGTTACCTTGGTAAAATAACTGCAAGTTTAGAAATCAGAGCAATAAAAAAGCCTATTGATTTTGTTCTAAATAAGGTGGCAAAAAGAGGCCCTCAGAGGGATGAAGCAAGACAGATTGGTTCAAAACAGGATGTCACCTGTAACTCACCGAGTAAAAAGTTTGAAGGAGCTGATGTTGGCATAGAAGTAAAAGTCACAAAAAACTTTTCTCTTCACAGATGCAATAAATGTGGAAAGGCATTTGCCAAAAAGACCTTTCTAGAACATCATAAGAAAACTCACAAGGCAAATGCATCTCATTCaccagaagaaaacaaaaccaaaggcaGAAGTACAAGATCAAAAGCTCTTGTCTGGTGA